One window from the genome of Daphnia pulex isolate KAP4 chromosome 9, ASM2113471v1 encodes:
- the LOC124202126 gene encoding calcium/calmodulin-dependent protein kinase kinase 1-like, which translates to MVILLVFPCALVIVGLIKFSMLQRPNFASECCKTSEGDESSKTIHPNSCPRLKYIRKVKIDKSERHTQINQYSLREFIGQGSYGIVQLAYNKFDNQNYAMKILSKKKMLKRAGFFGRLAPQRKKSDKGSTGSTSHPLDRIYREINVLKKLSHPNIVKLVEVLDDPVQDNLYLAFELLDLGAVVSDEPNGNPMEENQARIHFRDLLLGIDYLHRNHVVHRDIKPANLLLGCDGRLRIADFGVSCEFHGAEDIVLETAAGTPAFHAPEALAGSGQFHGKAADVWAMGVTLYFLVYGALPFSDSNISALQKLIQHKELRFPDELITSDQLRDLLRRMLDKDPSRRITVSEMKEHSWVTCDGTWLFQEEENNCNIDCFDNIVIDESPLYPPVFSVPSIPYLSSLTRLMKTMFLKHSFHLPSFKFS; encoded by the exons ATGGTCATCCTGTTAGTTTTTCCCTGTGCCTTGGTGATTGTCGGCCTGATTAAATTCTCGATGCTGCAACGACCAAATTTTGCATCag AATGCTGCAAGACCTCAGAGGGAGACGAATCGTCAAAGACCATTCACCCAAACTCGTGCCCCCGTCTCAAATATATTCGGAAGGTGAAAATTGATAAAAGCGAAAGACATACCCAAATCAACCAATACTCGCTAAGGGAATTTATCGGCCAG GGATCCTATGGAATCGTCCAGTTGGCTTACAACAAATTCGACAACCAAAACTAT gcCATGAAAATCCTttccaagaagaaaatgttgaaaagggCCGGTTTCTTTGGTCGACTAGCTccgcaaagaaaaaaatctgataAAGGAAGCACTGGATCGACATCTCATCCGCTGGATCGCATCTATCGTGAAATCAACGTTCTTAAGAAATTGAGCCATCCTAACATTGTCAAATTAGTGGAGGTGTTGGACGATCCAGTTCAAGACAATCTTTACTTGG CTTTTGAATTACTTGATCTGGGAGCAGTTGTGTCGGATGAGCCGAACGGAAATCCGATGGAAGAAAATCAAGCCAGGATACACTTTCGGGATTTGTTGTTAGGAATTGACTAcc TGCACCGCAATCACGTCGTCCATCGTGACATCAAGCCAGCCAATTTGCTTCTCGGCTGTGACGGAAGGTTGCGCATTGCCGACTTCGGTGTCAGTTGCGAGTTCCACGGAGCGGAAGACATTGTGCTGGAAACCGCGGCCGGAACGCCGGCTTTTCACGCTCCGGAAGCACTGGCGGGCTCGGGTCAATTTCACGGCAAGGCAGCGGATGTTTGGGCCATGGGGGTCACTCTCTATTTTCTCGTCTACGGAGCTCTGCCCTTCAGTGACTCCAACATCTCGGCCCtgcaaaaattaattcaacatAAAGAATTAAGATTTCCGGACGAATTAATCACCTCTGACCAACTGAGGGATTTGCTTAGGCGCATGCTGGACAAAGATCCGAGCCGTAGGATTACCGTATCAGAGATGAAAGAGCATTCGTGGGTGACTTGTGACGGGACCTGGCTGTTTcaagaagaggaaaacaatTGCAATATCGATTGTTTTGATAATATTGTCATCGACGAATCTCCGCTGTATCCACCAGTTTTCTCTGTTCCTTCCATCCCGTACCTCAGTTCGCTGACTCGTCTAATGAAAACAATGTTTCTCAAACACTCTTTTCATCTTCCCTCTTTCAAATTCAGTTAA
- the LOC124202127 gene encoding dr1-associated corepressor homolog isoform X1: protein MKFVILAALLAVSAASYNNNKAPVNFGSLAYSDSANSAPNYLTSVNSVNTETVYSTPITPVLTYSEVDNVSPVSEPADYETTEAGANEEEEEEEEEHDEENEDDDDEDSESKNESESTDGQNNEDYGDGNVNATSTVGGGEYEHTTASTHVITSAYKEPEYSTTSIPVVVVSTPAYQTPSTTAVPVYKEPKYSTTSIPAVVVSTPAYQTPSTTAVPVYEAKDKFLPYWLRQRNY, encoded by the exons ATGaag TTCGTTATCCTCGCTGCTTTGTTGGCTGTATCTGCCGCgtcctataataataataaagcgCCGGTTAACTTTGGTTCATTGGCTTACTCCGACTCAGCCAACTCTGCACCCAATTATCTCACATCAGTTAACTCGGTTAACACCGAAACG GTTTATTCCACGCCGATTACCCCCGTCCTAACTTATTCTGAGGTTGATAACGTTTCGCCCGTCTCTGAACCAGCAGACTACGAA ACTACTGAAGCCGGtgcaaatgaagaagaagaagaagaagaagaagaacacgaCGAAGAgaatgaagatgatgacgatgaggATAGTGAGAGTAAAAATGAATCAGAATCTACCGATGGCCAAAACAATGAGGATTACGGTGATGGAAATGTAAACGCTACTTCGACCGTCGGTGGTGGTGAATATGAGCATACAACTGCCAGCACTCACGTTATTACCTCGGCTTACAAGGAGCCCGAGTACAGCACAACGTCCATCCCCGTCGTGGTTGTCTCTACTCCGGCCTACCAAACTCCATCTACCACCGCCGTTCCGGTTTACAAGGAGCCCAAGTACAGCACAACGTCCATCCCCGCCGTGGTTGTCTCTACTCCGGCCTACCAAACTCCATCTACCACCGCCGTTCCGGTTTACGAAGCAAAAGATAAATTCTTGCCTTATTGGCTGCGCCAGCGTAATTACTAG
- the LOC124202127 gene encoding dr1-associated corepressor homolog isoform X2 encodes MKFVILAALLAVSAASYNNNKAPVNFGSLAYSDSANSAPNYLTSVNSVNTETVYSTPITPVLTYSEVDNVSPVSEPADYETTEAGANEEEEEEEEEHDEENEDDDDEDSESKNESESTDGQNNEDYGDGNVNATSTVGGGEYEHTTASTHVITSAYKEPEYSTTSIPVVVVSTPAYQTPSTTAVPVYEAKDKFLPYWLRQRNY; translated from the exons ATGaag TTCGTTATCCTCGCTGCTTTGTTGGCTGTATCTGCCGCgtcctataataataataaagcgCCGGTTAACTTTGGTTCATTGGCTTACTCCGACTCAGCCAACTCTGCACCCAATTATCTCACATCAGTTAACTCGGTTAACACCGAAACG GTTTATTCCACGCCGATTACCCCCGTCCTAACTTATTCTGAGGTTGATAACGTTTCGCCCGTCTCTGAACCAGCAGACTACGAA ACTACTGAAGCCGGtgcaaatgaagaagaagaagaagaagaagaagaacacgaCGAAGAgaatgaagatgatgacgatgaggATAGTGAGAGTAAAAATGAATCAGAATCTACCGATGGCCAAAACAATGAGGATTACGGTGATGGAAATGTAAACGCTACTTCGACCGTCGGTGGTGGTGAATATGAGCATACAACTGCCAGCACTCACGTTATTACCTCGGCTTACAAGGAGCCCGAGTACAGCACAACGTCCATCCCCGTCGTG GTTGTCTCTACTCCGGCCTACCAAACTCCATCTACCACCGCCGTTCCGGTTTACGAAGCAAAAGATAAATTCTTGCCTTATTGGCTGCGCCAGCGTAATTACTAG